In one Terriglobia bacterium genomic region, the following are encoded:
- a CDS encoding ATP-binding protein translates to MTSKPRSFQLTIPSRLEEMETVHSLVQQAITEYKLSDDMAHWIELTISESMINAIQHGNKADPAKQATLKISSNGDSIEIIVEDQGGGFKMDKVADPTDTANLLKPSGRGILIIRSFMDEVDLSQREGGGCRLRMVKKLRGDAE, encoded by the coding sequence ATGACTTCGAAGCCCAGGAGCTTCCAGCTGACAATCCCGAGCCGGCTCGAAGAGATGGAAACAGTTCATAGCTTGGTTCAGCAGGCCATCACCGAATACAAACTGAGCGACGACATGGCGCACTGGATCGAACTCACGATAAGCGAGTCGATGATCAATGCCATTCAGCACGGCAACAAAGCCGATCCCGCCAAGCAAGCCACTCTCAAGATCTCATCCAATGGAGACAGCATCGAAATCATCGTCGAAGATCAGGGCGGCGGATTCAAAATGGACAAGGTTGCCGATCCCACCGACACGGCTAATCTGCTGAAGCCCAGCGGACGCGGGATCCTGATTATTCGATCCTTTATGGACGAAGTGGATCTGTCGCAGCGTGAGGGCGGCGGATGCCGGCTTCGGATGGTCAAGAAGCTTCGGGGAGATGCCGAATGA